In one Pseudomonas sp. Bout1 genomic region, the following are encoded:
- a CDS encoding ABC transporter permease subunit, whose translation MQDAGKPLMISMEEQNQVAMRVSDKGQALFFSVDTGAELKRVDLPLPAGVTVASIGEDQPGSPLVILGLSNGQSLVFRHTYKVSYPDGKKTISPAIEYPYGETPIVLDEQGRPLEHVALNATDSTLVVAGSSGAHLNVLSISREENMMTEEVTTEQKRIELPQMTEPVKAIFVDPRQQWLYVINGRAQADVFSLRDNSLNGRYKLLEDGVAQVTASTQLVGGISLIIGNSSGGLAQWFMARDPDGEQRLKQIRTFQMGTAPIVEITAEERRKGFTALDASGKFGVFHSTAHRTLLVDPVVEGTGVFGMSPRANRVIVEAGGKLQPLLLDNPHPEVSWSALWSKVWYENYDEPRYVWQSTAANTDFEPKMSLAPLTFGTLKAAFYAMLLAAPLAVAAAIYTAYFMAPSLRRKVKPVIELMEAMPTVILGFFAGLFLAPYVEGHLPGIFSLLMLLPIGILVAGFVFSRLPESIRLRVPDGWESAILIPVILFVGWLSLYMSPYLETWFFGGDMRMWISHDLGITYDQRNALVVGLAMGFAVIPNIYSIAEDAVFSVPRGLTLGSLALGATPWQTMTRVVILTASPGIFSALMIGMGRAVGETMIVLMATGNTPVMEMNLFEGLRTLAANVAVEMPESEVGGSHYRVLFLSALVLLLFTFIMNTLAELIRQRLRKKYSSL comes from the coding sequence CTGCAGGACGCCGGCAAGCCGCTGATGATCTCCATGGAAGAACAGAACCAGGTCGCCATGCGCGTTTCCGACAAGGGCCAGGCACTGTTCTTCAGCGTTGACACGGGTGCCGAGCTCAAGCGAGTTGACCTGCCATTGCCGGCGGGTGTCACGGTCGCCTCCATCGGTGAAGACCAGCCCGGCAGCCCGCTGGTGATCCTCGGCCTGTCCAACGGCCAGTCCCTGGTGTTCCGCCACACCTATAAAGTGTCGTACCCGGACGGCAAGAAGACCATCTCGCCCGCCATCGAATACCCTTACGGCGAAACGCCGATCGTGCTCGACGAACAAGGTCGCCCGCTTGAGCACGTGGCCTTGAACGCCACTGACTCGACGCTGGTAGTAGCCGGTTCCAGTGGTGCACACCTGAACGTGCTGTCGATCAGCCGTGAAGAAAACATGATGACCGAGGAGGTCACCACCGAGCAGAAGCGCATCGAGCTGCCGCAAATGACCGAGCCGGTGAAAGCCATCTTTGTTGATCCGCGCCAGCAGTGGCTGTACGTGATCAACGGCCGTGCCCAGGCCGACGTTTTCAGCCTGCGGGACAACAGCCTCAATGGCCGCTACAAACTATTGGAAGACGGCGTCGCACAAGTCACCGCCAGCACCCAACTGGTGGGCGGCATCTCGCTGATCATCGGTAACTCCAGCGGTGGCCTGGCGCAGTGGTTCATGGCCCGCGACCCGGACGGCGAGCAACGCCTGAAGCAGATCCGTACCTTCCAGATGGGCACCGCGCCTATCGTTGAAATCACCGCTGAAGAACGTCGCAAGGGCTTCACCGCCCTCGACGCCTCCGGCAAGTTCGGCGTGTTCCACAGCACGGCCCACCGCACCTTGCTGGTGGACCCGGTTGTCGAAGGCACCGGCGTGTTCGGCATGTCGCCACGGGCCAACCGGGTGATCGTCGAAGCCGGTGGCAAGCTGCAACCGCTGCTGCTGGACAACCCGCACCCGGAAGTGTCCTGGAGCGCGTTGTGGAGCAAGGTCTGGTACGAAAACTACGACGAGCCTAGATACGTCTGGCAATCGACCGCCGCCAACACCGACTTCGAACCCAAGATGAGCCTGGCGCCCCTGACCTTCGGTACCCTGAAGGCCGCGTTCTACGCCATGCTGCTGGCGGCGCCACTGGCGGTTGCCGCTGCGATCTACACCGCCTACTTCATGGCCCCGAGCCTGCGCCGCAAGGTCAAGCCGGTGATCGAATTGATGGAAGCAATGCCGACGGTGATCCTCGGTTTCTTCGCCGGCCTGTTCCTGGCGCCGTATGTCGAAGGGCATCTGCCGGGGATTTTCAGCCTGCTGATGCTGCTGCCGATTGGCATCCTGGTGGCCGGGTTTGTCTTCAGCCGCCTGCCTGAGTCGATCCGCCTGCGGGTCCCGGACGGCTGGGAAAGCGCGATCCTGATCCCGGTGATCCTGTTTGTGGGCTGGCTCTCGCTGTACATGAGCCCGTACCTGGAAACCTGGTTCTTCGGCGGCGACATGCGCATGTGGATCTCCCACGACTTGGGGATCACCTACGACCAGCGCAACGCCCTGGTCGTGGGCCTGGCCATGGGTTTTGCGGTGATCCCGAACATCTATTCCATCGCCGAAGACGCCGTGTTCAGCGTGCCGCGCGGCCTCACCCTGGGCTCCCTGGCCCTGGGCGCCACGCCGTGGCAGACCATGACGCGCGTCGTCATCCTGACCGCCAGCCCGGGCATTTTCTCGGCGCTGATGATCGGCATGGGTCGCGCGGTCGGTGAGACGATGATCGTGCTGATGGCCACCGGCAACACCCCGGTGATGGAGATGAACCTGTTTGAAGGCCTGCGCACCCTGGCGGCCAACGTCGCGGTGGAAATGCCCGAGTCGGAAGTCGGCGGCAGCCACTACCGCGTGCTGTTCCTCTCGGCGCTGGTGCTGCTGCTGTTCACCTTCATCATGAACACCCTCGCCGAGCTGATTCGTCAGCGTCTGCGCAAGAAATACTCGTCGCTTTAA